CGCACGGATAGATGATACAAATCCTAGGAACATAGGGTCCACACATCGGGTATTTGTATCAATGGGGAAACCGCGATCGCAGCGTGAGCTGGCTCAGGCTCTTCTGAGGGAGCGAGGGATTATGCGCCTGGTCGAACTGCGCGAGGCCGGCGTGACGGCTGCGACGATGAGTCGTATGGAGCGGGCCGGTGAGGTCATCCGCCTGTCGCGGGGCGTCTATCAGCTGCCAGACGCCGACCTGGACCCTAACCACAGCCTGGCGGAGGCCGCGAAGCGGGTGCCCAAGGGCGTCGTGTGTCTCGTCTCGGCTCTGGCGTTCCACGGTCTAACGGACCAACTGCCCCCAAAAGTCTGGATGGCGATCGGGCCCAAGGACTGGGCACCGCAGTGCAACGGCGCGCCCATTCGCGTTGTGCGCTTCACAGACAGTCTGCTGAGAGAGGGCTTTGAGACGCACGCGATCGAAGGTGTGCCCGTCAAAGTCTTTGGAGTGGCCAAGACGGTGGCGGATTGCTTCCGGCATCGCGGCAAGGTGGGTCTATCCGTCGCAATCGAAGGGCTTCAGGAGTCGCTGAGGCAACGCAAGGCAACCCCCGCGGAAATTTCTCGTCAAGCCGAGAAGGGCGGGGTGTCGACGGTCATCAGGCCGTATCTCGAGGCGCTGACCGCCAATGCCTAAAGTGATCAGAAACATCGGCGCCTCCGTTCGGGCCCGCCTGCAGAATCTCTCCCGAGAAACGGGTCAGAGCTTCGAACTGATACTCACCCGCTACGCGCTCGAACGCCTGCTTTACCGTCTCAGCATGTCTGCCTATGCCGACCGATTCGTGCTCAAGGGCGCAATGCTGTTGACGAGCTGGTTCACGGATCCACACCGCGCTACTCGTGATCTAGACCTGTTGGGATTCGGTGATCCAAGC
The window above is part of the Gammaproteobacteria bacterium genome. Proteins encoded here:
- a CDS encoding type IV toxin-antitoxin system AbiEi family antitoxin domain-containing protein → MGKPRSQRELAQALLRERGIMRLVELREAGVTAATMSRMERAGEVIRLSRGVYQLPDADLDPNHSLAEAAKRVPKGVVCLVSALAFHGLTDQLPPKVWMAIGPKDWAPQCNGAPIRVVRFTDSLLREGFETHAIEGVPVKVFGVAKTVADCFRHRGKVGLSVAIEGLQESLRQRKATPAEISRQAEKGGVSTVIRPYLEALTANA